A genome region from Colwellia sp. Arc7-D includes the following:
- the coaBC gene encoding bifunctional phosphopantothenoylcysteine decarboxylase/phosphopantothenate--cysteine ligase CoaBC, protein MQILQGKKILLGISGGIAAYKTPELVRRLKEKGADVRVVMTEGAKAFITPLTLQAVSANAVSDSLLDTQAELAMGHIELAKWADFILIAPATADVIAKIAAGMANDLLTTLCLATAAPIAIAPAMNQQMWHNQATQKNINTLTSWHFTLFGPGAGEQACGDVGLGRMLDVPELVELTCQALAPVNEGKNAEQQPLTGQKWLITAGPTREAIDPVRYISNHSSGKMGYAIASAAQRLGADVTIISGPVSLETPPQCKKISVISAIEMHQQALTNAPTADVFVACAAVADYRIDNIASEKIKKSQDSMQLNLIKNPDIVADVAALENKPFTVGFAAETQNVKHYARDKLTRKNLDMIAANNVASAGQGFNSDNNALTVFTQHDEKELPLMSKNELAQQLVQYIQQTWQRSRLDN, encoded by the coding sequence ATGCAGATTCTTCAGGGTAAAAAAATTCTATTAGGGATAAGTGGCGGTATTGCGGCTTACAAAACACCAGAACTCGTGCGCCGATTAAAAGAAAAAGGTGCTGATGTTCGTGTAGTAATGACCGAAGGCGCTAAAGCTTTTATCACTCCTTTAACCTTACAAGCGGTTTCTGCTAATGCGGTTTCCGATAGCTTATTAGATACTCAAGCAGAATTAGCGATGGGGCATATTGAGCTAGCTAAATGGGCTGACTTCATTTTAATTGCCCCTGCAACCGCTGATGTCATTGCTAAAATAGCGGCAGGAATGGCTAATGACTTATTAACCACGCTTTGTTTGGCAACAGCGGCCCCTATTGCCATAGCGCCAGCAATGAACCAACAAATGTGGCATAACCAAGCTACACAAAAAAACATTAACACCTTAACATCATGGCACTTCACCTTATTTGGCCCAGGAGCAGGTGAACAAGCATGTGGTGATGTTGGGCTAGGGCGAATGTTAGACGTACCTGAATTAGTTGAGCTAACTTGCCAAGCGTTAGCACCTGTAAATGAAGGTAAAAACGCTGAACAGCAGCCTCTAACGGGTCAAAAATGGTTAATTACGGCAGGGCCAACACGTGAAGCCATTGACCCCGTGCGTTATATCTCTAACCACAGTTCAGGCAAAATGGGTTATGCCATTGCCAGTGCTGCACAACGTCTTGGCGCTGATGTGACTATAATCTCTGGGCCAGTTAGCTTAGAAACGCCGCCACAATGTAAAAAAATATCGGTAATCAGCGCGATTGAAATGCATCAACAAGCCTTAACCAACGCACCAACCGCTGATGTTTTCGTTGCTTGTGCTGCAGTTGCTGATTATCGCATTGATAATATTGCTAGTGAAAAAATCAAAAAATCGCAAGATTCTATGCAACTTAACTTGATCAAAAACCCTGATATTGTTGCTGATGTTGCTGCACTTGAAAACAAACCCTTTACCGTTGGTTTTGCAGCTGAAACTCAAAATGTAAAACATTATGCTCGAGATAAATTAACCCGTAAAAACCTTGATATGATAGCTGCCAACAATGTAGCCAGTGCAGGGCAAGGTTTTAATAGCGACAACAACGCGTTAACGGTTTTTACTCAACATGATGAAAAAGAGTTACCTTTAATGAGTAAAAATGAGCTTGCACAGCAATTAGTTCAATATATTCAACAAACATGGCAGCGTTCTCGGTTAGATAATTAA
- a CDS encoding sodium:solute symporter family protein, translating to MEELKLYTYIAVFGSFAVYFGIAWWARAGSTSDFYVAGGGVTPMQNGMAIGADWMSAASFISMAGMISFLGYGGSVFLMGWTGGYVLLAMLLAPYMRKHGKFTVPEFIFDRYYSKTARVVAVVCLIIASLTYIIGQMKGVGVAFSRFLEVDYDLGLYIGMFVVWVYAVLGGMKGITYTQIAQYVVLIFAYTIPAVFISLQLTGNPIPQLGLGSTLADGSGVYLLDKLDLVVTELGFKEYTTDNMGGSVNMFAYTLSLMIGTAGLPHVIMRFFTVPSVKAARQSAGYALVFIALLYTVAPAVGAMARLNLMNTIEPAAGQNLEYAERPQWFKDWENTGLLQYEEKNGDGKIQYTADPATNEMIKVDRDIMVLANPAIANLPNWVIALVAAGGLAAALSTAAGLLLAISSSISHDLMKGILTPDLTEKNELLAGRIVMTISVMVAGWLGLNPPGFAAGTVALAFGLAASSIFPALMMGIFAKKMSGTAAVSGMIAGIGVTMLYVFQHKGIMFIPGTSFLGDMGPNWFFGISPNAFGSVGALVNFAVAFAMLKVTGPAPAHIQQMVDNMRTPAGGVSAAHDH from the coding sequence ATGGAAGAGTTAAAACTCTATACATACATAGCTGTATTCGGTTCTTTTGCCGTTTATTTCGGTATAGCTTGGTGGGCTCGTGCGGGCTCAACTAGTGACTTTTATGTTGCTGGTGGTGGTGTAACGCCAATGCAAAATGGTATGGCGATTGGTGCCGATTGGATGAGTGCTGCGTCATTTATTTCCATGGCGGGTATGATCTCATTCTTAGGTTACGGGGGCTCTGTATTCCTAATGGGTTGGACCGGTGGTTATGTATTATTAGCCATGCTACTTGCACCTTACATGCGTAAGCACGGTAAATTCACCGTACCTGAATTTATTTTTGACCGTTATTATTCAAAAACAGCACGTGTTGTTGCGGTAGTTTGTTTAATCATCGCGTCATTAACTTACATCATCGGTCAAATGAAAGGTGTAGGTGTTGCTTTCTCTCGCTTCTTAGAAGTTGATTATGATTTAGGTCTTTACATCGGTATGTTCGTTGTTTGGGTTTATGCTGTATTAGGTGGTATGAAAGGTATTACTTACACGCAAATCGCTCAGTACGTAGTATTGATTTTTGCTTACACCATTCCAGCGGTATTTATTTCATTACAGTTAACAGGTAACCCAATTCCACAACTAGGTTTAGGTTCTACGTTAGCCGACGGTAGTGGTGTTTACTTACTTGATAAATTAGACTTAGTTGTTACTGAGTTAGGCTTTAAAGAGTACACCACTGACAACATGGGTGGTTCAGTAAACATGTTCGCTTACACCTTGTCTCTGATGATTGGTACTGCAGGTTTACCTCACGTTATTATGCGCTTCTTCACTGTTCCTTCAGTTAAAGCAGCACGTCAATCAGCAGGTTACGCTTTAGTATTCATTGCATTGTTATACACAGTTGCTCCAGCAGTTGGTGCTATGGCTCGTCTTAACTTAATGAACACTATTGAACCAGCAGCTGGTCAAAACCTTGAATACGCTGAGCGTCCTCAATGGTTTAAAGATTGGGAAAATACGGGGCTATTGCAATACGAAGAAAAAAATGGCGATGGTAAAATTCAATACACTGCTGATCCTGCAACTAATGAAATGATTAAAGTTGACCGTGACATCATGGTATTGGCTAACCCTGCAATCGCTAATTTACCAAACTGGGTAATTGCTTTAGTTGCTGCTGGTGGTTTAGCTGCTGCATTATCTACTGCAGCCGGTTTATTATTAGCGATATCATCCTCAATTTCTCATGATTTAATGAAAGGTATATTAACGCCTGACTTAACTGAGAAAAATGAGTTATTAGCCGGTCGAATTGTCATGACTATATCGGTGATGGTGGCTGGTTGGCTTGGTTTAAATCCGCCTGGTTTTGCCGCTGGTACGGTTGCACTAGCCTTTGGTTTAGCTGCATCGTCAATATTCCCAGCGCTAATGATGGGTATATTCGCTAAGAAAATGAGCGGTACTGCAGCAGTTTCAGGTATGATCGCAGGTATCGGTGTAACTATGCTGTATGTATTCCAGCATAAAGGCATCATGTTTATTCCTGGTACTTCATTCCTAGGTGACATGGGTCCTAACTGGTTCTTCGGAATTTCACCAAATGCCTTTGGTTCAGTAGGTGCTCTTGTTAACTTTGCAGTAGCTTTCGCTATGTTGAAAGTAACAGGTCCAGCACCAGCTCATATCCAACAAATGGTTGATAATATGCGTACGCCTGCTGGTGGCGTATCGGCAGCACATGATCACTAA
- the radC gene encoding DNA repair protein RadC, whose amino-acid sequence MLKDWPDCEKPREKLLQHGAKSLSDAELLAIFLRTGVKGCHVVDLARNLLKSFGSIAKIYQADLTDFCQQHGLGVAKYVQLQACLEMSTRYLAEQMQMGQGLTSSLSTQNFLKAELRHETREVFAVLFLNTQHQVIKFERLFHGTINAAAVYPRIVVESALKHQAGAVILAHNHPSGIAEPSIADNQITSRLEQALALIDIKVLDHIIVAGCHCYSYAEHGRMIEQ is encoded by the coding sequence ATGTTAAAAGACTGGCCAGATTGTGAAAAACCCAGAGAAAAGCTACTACAGCATGGCGCGAAAAGCCTCAGTGATGCTGAACTACTGGCAATATTTCTACGCACTGGTGTTAAAGGTTGCCATGTGGTTGACTTAGCGAGGAATTTATTAAAAAGCTTTGGTAGTATTGCTAAAATATATCAAGCTGATCTAACTGATTTTTGTCAGCAACATGGCTTAGGTGTTGCAAAATATGTGCAGTTACAAGCGTGTTTAGAAATGTCGACTCGCTATTTAGCTGAACAAATGCAAATGGGCCAAGGATTAACGTCTTCTTTGAGTACGCAAAACTTTTTAAAAGCCGAGCTACGACATGAAACACGAGAAGTATTTGCGGTATTGTTTTTAAATACTCAGCATCAAGTCATAAAATTTGAACGGTTATTTCACGGCACCATTAATGCCGCTGCGGTGTATCCGCGTATTGTTGTGGAGTCAGCGCTAAAACATCAAGCGGGCGCGGTTATTCTTGCACACAACCATCCTTCTGGGATTGCTGAACCCAGTATTGCCGATAATCAAATCACCAGTAGATTAGAGCAAGCCCTTGCTTTAATTGATATAAAAGTACTTGATCATATAATAGTTGCGGGTTGCCATTGTTATTCGTATGCTGAACACGGACGAATGATTGAACAATAA
- a CDS encoding DUF4212 domain-containing protein, whose amino-acid sequence MEGKATYWSENLRLIFICLAIWFVVSFGFGLLLVEPLNAIRLGGYKLGFWFAQQGSIYTFVGLVFWYTKKMNDLDKKYNVEES is encoded by the coding sequence ATGGAAGGTAAAGCAACATATTGGTCAGAGAATCTGCGCCTAATATTTATATGTCTTGCTATCTGGTTCGTGGTTTCATTTGGTTTTGGTTTGCTTCTTGTCGAGCCATTAAATGCAATACGTCTAGGTGGGTACAAACTAGGTTTCTGGTTTGCACAACAGGGTTCAATTTACACATTTGTCGGTTTAGTTTTTTGGTATACCAAAAAAATGAACGACCTTGATAAAAAATATAACGTGGAGGAATCATAA
- a CDS encoding aminoacyl-histidine dipeptidase, with protein sequence MSTLARLQPNKLWQIFDKICSIPHPSKHEQKISLWIQSWATELGLSVKEDAVGNLIIKKPATAGLENKKGVILQAHMDMVPQKNADKTHDFLTDPIKPYIITEADGDWVTAEGTTLGADNGIGLSSALAVLASDDIAHGPLEVLVTIDEEAGMTGAFGLESGWLDGELLINTDSEQEGEIYMGCAGGIDAEATFAISYEDVADDVESFNLSISGLKGGHSGVDIHTGRANANKLLVRFLLDASLELGLRLTELNGGSLRNAIPREADASFVISRSKITALNTKLAEYLATINQSLGAVETSIEMLLISPETFDECWTQATQNNILRALNACPNGVLRMSDDIEGIVETSLNLGVMRSKGNKFVAMSLIRSLHDDGRLEAQTMVQSVFDLAGANMGFSGAYPGWKPDTSSALMQTVRDTYQSLFNKVPEIMVIHAGLECGLFKTAYPNWDMVSFGPTIKFPHSPDEKVNIAAVEQYWQLLLAVLANIPDKK encoded by the coding sequence TTGAGCACGTTAGCAAGATTACAGCCGAACAAATTATGGCAAATATTTGATAAAATTTGTAGCATTCCACACCCTTCAAAACACGAACAAAAAATATCGCTTTGGATCCAGTCTTGGGCAACCGAACTTGGGCTTAGTGTTAAAGAAGATGCTGTAGGTAACTTAATTATTAAGAAGCCAGCTACTGCAGGGTTAGAAAATAAAAAAGGTGTTATTTTACAGGCTCACATGGACATGGTGCCGCAAAAAAATGCTGATAAAACACATGATTTTCTCACCGACCCTATCAAACCTTATATTATCACCGAAGCTGATGGCGACTGGGTTACGGCAGAAGGCACCACACTGGGTGCAGATAACGGTATTGGTCTTTCTTCTGCGCTAGCGGTGTTAGCTAGTGATGATATTGCGCATGGCCCATTAGAAGTTTTAGTGACCATTGATGAAGAAGCGGGTATGACGGGTGCTTTTGGCTTAGAATCTGGTTGGCTCGACGGTGAGCTACTGATCAATACTGACTCTGAGCAGGAAGGCGAAATTTACATGGGTTGTGCTGGCGGCATTGACGCAGAAGCCACATTTGCTATCAGCTATGAAGATGTTGCAGATGATGTTGAATCATTTAACCTGTCGATTTCAGGTTTAAAAGGTGGCCATTCTGGTGTTGATATTCATACCGGTCGTGCCAATGCTAATAAACTTCTTGTGCGTTTTTTACTCGACGCTAGCCTTGAATTAGGGCTGCGTTTAACAGAGCTTAATGGTGGGAGTTTACGCAACGCGATTCCACGTGAAGCCGATGCCAGCTTTGTCATTAGTCGCTCAAAAATTACCGCGCTAAACACAAAATTAGCTGAGTATTTAGCAACAATTAATCAGTCACTCGGTGCTGTCGAAACGTCTATAGAGATGTTATTAATATCGCCTGAAACGTTTGACGAATGTTGGACTCAAGCCACTCAAAACAATATTTTACGTGCTCTTAATGCATGCCCTAATGGTGTTTTACGCATGAGCGATGACATCGAAGGTATTGTTGAAACATCATTAAACTTAGGTGTTATGCGCAGTAAAGGTAATAAGTTTGTTGCCATGTCGCTGATACGCAGCTTACATGATGATGGCCGCTTAGAAGCGCAAACCATGGTGCAATCTGTATTTGATTTAGCAGGCGCTAACATGGGTTTTTCAGGTGCATACCCTGGCTGGAAACCCGATACTAGCTCAGCGTTAATGCAAACAGTGCGTGATACTTATCAGTCGTTGTTTAATAAAGTGCCTGAGATAATGGTGATTCATGCAGGCCTTGAGTGTGGTTTATTCAAAACAGCTTATCCGAATTGGGATATGGTGTCATTTGGACCTACTATTAAATTTCCGCATTCTCCTGATGAAAAAGTGAACATTGCAGCCGTAGAGCAATACTGGCAATTATTGTTAGCTGTATTGGCTAATATTCCAGACAAAAAATAA
- the slmA gene encoding nucleoid occlusion factor SlmA has product MPATQKPNRKQQILECLAHMLQTSAGQRITTAKLAAEVGVSEAALYRHFPSKARMFEGLIEFIEESIFSRVNLILTDHKEALIRCHHILHVLLIFAERNPGMCRILAGDALMGENERLRARVNQFFEKLESQFKQVLRERKLREGKGFTISELALANILMAYAEGKINQYVRSDFTKKPSNDFNEQWQFLMADK; this is encoded by the coding sequence ATGCCGGCGACTCAAAAACCTAATCGTAAGCAACAAATTTTAGAATGCCTTGCTCATATGTTACAAACCAGTGCAGGACAGCGAATCACCACAGCTAAGCTTGCTGCTGAAGTCGGTGTTTCTGAAGCGGCGCTTTATCGTCACTTCCCTTCAAAAGCTCGTATGTTTGAAGGCTTAATAGAGTTTATTGAAGAATCAATTTTTTCTCGTGTCAATTTGATATTAACCGATCACAAAGAAGCGCTTATTCGCTGCCACCATATTTTGCATGTTCTGCTCATTTTTGCAGAACGTAATCCCGGCATGTGTCGAATTCTAGCGGGTGACGCTTTAATGGGTGAAAACGAGCGTTTACGTGCACGTGTTAATCAATTTTTTGAAAAGCTTGAATCTCAATTCAAGCAAGTACTACGTGAGCGCAAGTTAAGAGAGGGCAAAGGTTTCACTATTTCTGAACTGGCTTTAGCTAATATTTTAATGGCCTATGCTGAAGGTAAAATCAATCAATATGTTCGTTCTGACTTTACCAAAAAGCCCAGCAATGACTTTAATGAACAATGGCAATTTTTAATGGCTGATAAATAA
- a CDS encoding response regulator transcription factor → MIQPEKIIIADDHPLFRQALLGTLKLKLTQTHWFEAQTIAELELQLSKHNDSDLLLLDLHIPGAHGFNTLIHVRNHFPQIPVVIVSAHEDHETIHKSMGYGASGFIPKSTPVDDIYNAIQQVLLGNIWTPAAYNESSPMQDNNDIAERVASLTQQQYRILMMFAQGMLNKQIAYDLHVSEATIKAHATAIFRKLDVRNRTQAVIAIAQLDIADVQLQGC, encoded by the coding sequence ATGATTCAGCCAGAAAAAATTATAATAGCTGACGATCACCCATTATTTAGGCAAGCGCTGCTAGGCACGCTTAAGTTAAAGCTAACACAAACTCATTGGTTTGAAGCACAGACAATTGCCGAATTGGAGCTGCAACTAAGCAAACATAATGACAGTGATTTGTTACTACTAGATTTACATATCCCCGGCGCACATGGTTTTAACACCTTAATCCACGTGCGTAATCATTTCCCACAAATACCCGTTGTTATAGTTTCTGCACACGAAGATCACGAAACCATACATAAATCTATGGGTTATGGTGCTTCAGGTTTCATTCCTAAGTCCACGCCGGTTGATGATATATACAATGCGATTCAGCAAGTATTATTAGGTAATATTTGGACGCCTGCAGCGTATAATGAATCATCACCAATGCAAGACAATAACGATATTGCTGAGCGCGTTGCGAGCTTAACTCAGCAACAATATCGAATTTTAATGATGTTTGCTCAAGGTATGTTGAATAAGCAAATTGCTTATGATTTACATGTTTCTGAAGCAACGATTAAAGCTCATGCGACGGCCATTTTTCGTAAACTCGATGTTCGTAATCGTACACAAGCCGTTATCGCCATTGCTCAACTCGATATTGCCGACGTACAACTACAGGGCTGTTAA
- a CDS encoding PAS-domain containing protein — MLAIAFESLVKLFAFIAVGIFVTYVLFDSPMEIWRRSSASLQLDQQLNFPNVMSMFAMLVITMAAFLSLPRQFQVMVVELKDEKDTWLSRRIFPLYLLIFAIFAVPLGLAGHLLLGDTVPSDAYVLFLPWYQQQPWLTLFTFLGAISAASSMVIISSIALSTMLSNEIVFPWLYRANKNHDTDYDKFRLRLLTIRKILVLFVILLGYGVFLMASPDTLSSLGEIAFGAFAQLTPALVAAFYWRRATLTAVYGGIVIGFSAWLILNFIPQFGIYPHPFEGGFLPANSMASLLSLSANIIAMWLLSHVSRQSVQERMQASLFMEYQAPKALKLQRNKQINYQELELLVSRFVGEKKTIISFKQFQRSIDKAQMSNVAYNQKLLQHTENTLASVMGASSARLVLSSALEGRDIALDEIAVLVEEASSQRQQYSQDLLQSAIENASEGISIVDSDLNLVAWNKKYVDLFSYPSELIYQGSAISDLIRFNVVRGLCGIGKVEEQVNKRLEHLRNGSPHSSEREHSDGRVIRIEGNPLPGGGFVMLFSDITTYRQAERGLKEANVDLETRVLERTQKLEQTNDALALAREKAEQAHVKKSLYLKACSHDLMQPLEAARLFTSALASQGNLTVTQQRQVDNIDHSLKVANDLVADLAEIARIESGNIKPNISSFSVKSLFDDLAKEFSASAVDLEIEFRVHCSNAMWLRSDRNLLRRILQNLIGNAFRYAGPGKVLLGARGKGDSIDIQVLDNGPGIPVDKQTLVFEQFTQLDNQQSSSAGGLGLGLNITQSLAQLLSHPLALNSKEGQGCKFSVEVERTLAQKEVLTVKPVINIGLRDVTVMCIDNDPDVLNGMVELLTAWDCNVLAAESYQQALSVYETHKNDIEILLVDYQLDGNFNGIALTAKLRKMSRHYVPAILITATTDSDLEEKTLAADIGFMRKLIKPAALRAMMSAMLTKKLQAKYLQ, encoded by the coding sequence ATGTTAGCGATAGCTTTTGAATCTTTAGTTAAGTTGTTCGCCTTTATCGCCGTTGGTATTTTTGTTACCTATGTATTATTTGACTCGCCAATGGAGATTTGGCGTCGTTCATCTGCAAGCCTGCAGTTGGATCAACAGTTGAATTTTCCAAATGTTATGTCAATGTTTGCCATGCTCGTGATCACTATGGCGGCATTTTTATCTTTACCTCGCCAATTTCAAGTGATGGTGGTTGAACTAAAAGATGAAAAAGATACTTGGCTTAGTCGACGCATTTTTCCTCTTTATTTATTAATTTTTGCGATTTTTGCTGTACCGCTTGGTTTAGCTGGACATTTATTGCTAGGAGATACGGTGCCGTCTGATGCTTATGTATTATTTTTACCTTGGTATCAACAGCAGCCTTGGTTGACCTTATTTACTTTTTTGGGCGCGATATCGGCTGCCAGCTCTATGGTGATTATTTCTTCTATTGCGTTGAGCACCATGCTCAGTAATGAAATCGTTTTTCCTTGGTTATATCGGGCAAATAAAAATCATGATACGGATTATGACAAATTCCGTTTACGGTTATTAACCATTCGTAAAATTTTAGTCTTATTTGTTATTTTATTAGGTTATGGCGTATTTTTAATGGCATCGCCAGATACCTTAAGTTCTTTAGGTGAAATAGCATTTGGCGCATTTGCCCAATTAACACCGGCATTAGTGGCGGCTTTTTATTGGCGCCGAGCAACATTAACGGCCGTTTATGGTGGTATTGTTATTGGCTTTTCTGCTTGGCTTATACTGAATTTTATTCCCCAATTTGGCATTTATCCACACCCGTTTGAAGGGGGATTTTTACCCGCTAATTCAATGGCGAGCTTGTTATCACTTTCTGCCAATATTATTGCTATGTGGTTACTATCTCATGTGAGTCGCCAAAGCGTACAAGAGCGTATGCAAGCCTCTTTATTTATGGAGTACCAAGCACCAAAAGCGTTAAAATTACAACGTAATAAACAAATTAACTATCAAGAGTTGGAGCTCTTGGTTTCACGATTTGTTGGTGAGAAAAAAACCATCATTAGCTTTAAACAATTCCAACGCTCAATAGACAAAGCACAAATGAGTAATGTTGCTTATAACCAGAAGTTGTTGCAACACACTGAAAATACTTTGGCGAGTGTTATGGGGGCGTCGTCAGCGCGTTTAGTATTGTCTTCGGCATTAGAAGGGCGTGATATTGCCTTAGATGAAATAGCCGTGCTAGTGGAAGAAGCTTCAAGCCAACGCCAGCAATATAGTCAAGATTTATTACAAAGTGCCATTGAAAATGCCAGTGAAGGCATCTCTATTGTTGATAGCGATCTCAATCTTGTTGCTTGGAATAAAAAATACGTTGATTTATTTTCCTACCCGAGCGAGCTTATTTATCAAGGCAGCGCGATTAGTGACTTAATTCGCTTTAACGTGGTGCGTGGTTTATGTGGTATTGGAAAAGTTGAAGAACAAGTCAATAAACGCTTAGAACATTTACGTAATGGCAGCCCGCATAGTTCTGAACGTGAGCATAGTGATGGTCGCGTTATTCGTATTGAAGGTAATCCTTTGCCTGGTGGCGGGTTTGTTATGCTGTTTTCAGATATCACGACTTACCGACAAGCTGAAAGAGGGCTCAAAGAAGCCAATGTTGATTTGGAAACTCGGGTACTCGAGCGAACACAAAAATTAGAGCAAACCAATGATGCACTAGCGTTAGCCCGCGAAAAAGCCGAACAAGCTCATGTTAAAAAAAGCTTGTATTTAAAAGCCTGCAGCCATGATTTAATGCAGCCTTTAGAAGCAGCACGATTGTTTACATCCGCTTTAGCCAGCCAAGGTAATTTAACGGTTACGCAGCAACGACAAGTCGATAATATTGATCACTCGTTAAAAGTTGCGAATGATTTGGTTGCCGATTTAGCTGAAATTGCCCGTATTGAGAGTGGAAATATTAAGCCGAATATCAGTAGTTTTTCGGTTAAATCATTATTTGATGATTTAGCCAAAGAATTTTCTGCTAGCGCTGTTGATCTAGAAATAGAATTTCGTGTGCATTGTAGCAATGCTATGTGGCTCAGATCAGATAGGAACCTATTGCGCCGAATATTACAAAATTTGATTGGGAATGCCTTCCGTTATGCAGGCCCCGGAAAGGTTTTATTAGGAGCTCGCGGGAAAGGCGATAGCATTGATATTCAAGTACTCGATAACGGTCCTGGTATTCCTGTTGATAAACAAACCCTAGTTTTTGAACAATTTACCCAGTTAGATAACCAGCAAAGCTCATCTGCTGGAGGGCTTGGTTTAGGCTTGAATATCACCCAAAGTTTAGCGCAATTGTTAAGTCATCCTTTAGCTCTGAACTCTAAAGAAGGGCAGGGTTGTAAGTTTTCTGTGGAAGTTGAAAGAACGCTAGCACAAAAAGAAGTGTTAACCGTAAAGCCTGTGATTAATATCGGATTAAGAGATGTTACGGTCATGTGTATTGATAACGACCCAGATGTTCTTAATGGTATGGTTGAGTTATTAACCGCTTGGGATTGTAATGTATTAGCGGCTGAGTCATACCAGCAAGCGCTTTCAGTTTATGAGACTCATAAGAATGATATTGAAATACTACTGGTAGATTATCAACTTGACGGAAACTTTAACGGCATTGCGTTGACTGCCAAGCTGAGAAAAATGAGCAGACACTACGTGCCTGCGATTTTAATTACCGCTACAACAGATAGTGATTTAGAAGAGAAAACGTTAGCTGCAGATATTGGCTTCATGCGAAAATTAATTAAACCTGCAGCGCTTAGGGCAATGATGAGTGCTATGTTAACCAAGAAACTACAAGCTAAGTATTTACAATAA